The window TGAACCTCAATCCGACCACACTGCTTCCAACACTACATATTTTGCAATACAGATACATAATGGACGATGAGTACACAAGAGAGGAACGGAAGATATGGAGCTTAGATCTACCTCTCTTTGATCCCCTCCTCCCTTCATTAGGACCTAAACAAACAGCTTATACTAACATTATTAGCACATTAGCATACACGATTCTATATGATCCACAACAAAAGGGAAGGAAAATGGCAGGCTAATTAAGATGAGCACCAGCGTGGAGCGGCGGAGATTATTGATGGATGGGATCAtaatttttaggtttaggtttaggtttaggggCACTTTGGTTTGCCGTTCTTGGTGTTcttcatgttggcgtagcaggggCACTCGTTGCGCGTGTCCTGGCCGGTGCCGGAGGGGACGCAGCTGCACTTGCCGCAGCAGATGTTGCACAACTTGTTGCACATCTCGTTCTTCCAGTTCCTCCCGCACCGCGCCTCGCACGCCTTGGGGCAGTCTATGCCCAGCAGCgtcctcccgacgccgccgcccgccgcctgcaCCGCATACATGTACGATCATCGAGCATGCAATTAATGGCTACACAACATATGAAACCGAGGACCATATATATTTCTTCATGATCTGAAACTGCGTGGAAGCAAATTCAAGGTTGCAGATTCAGATTCAGAAGACAAAGAAACAAATTTAATCAGGGGTAGGCATATGAATCGATGGCATCTCGCCTCCGAGACAATCAACGGATCGTGGAGACCTAATTAAAGCAAGAAACTCTCATTCTTGGCTATGCATGCGCGGGAAGTGATTAGTTAGCTTAAATCAGGCTAGCTAACGCATCTCCGGATTCGTAACATTCGTTGAGAGCAAATATAATGTATGCGTTCATCTATCTGTTTACCGAGGAGGAACCGTCAGCGTCCACGGCCACGAGCAGGGCGGCaacgaggaggacgacggcggcggcggcgaggaagagAGGCCTGGAGACCGCCATGGATGGATGGAGGAGGTGTATGCGTGCGTGGAGAGGTAGAGAGAGCGTGCATTAATAGAAGCAAGTCCGGCCGCCACCTTCGGACGGCCGCGCGCGTATCCTTCCCTGCCTCACGTCTATTTATATATGATCAGCAACTGGATTCATCCCCTTTTTTTCTGCAGAAGAAGAGTAACTGATGACCCGAATACAATACAGAGAGCGGCTAAGCTTAGATTGAGAATAATAAACACTAGCTATAGGAAGATTAGTCTGAACTAACTTGTGACCGGTAGCTACTGATTGATTATG is drawn from Triticum dicoccoides isolate Atlit2015 ecotype Zavitan chromosome 6B, WEW_v2.0, whole genome shotgun sequence and contains these coding sequences:
- the LOC119323923 gene encoding gibberellin-regulated protein 2-like, whose protein sequence is MASASIAPPLLLFVAVLAVTLAAATVAADAHQRAPGADGDDRQLMAAGGGVGRTLLGIDCPKACEARCGRNWKNEMCNKLCNICCGKCSCVPSGTGQDTRNECPCYANMKNTKNGKPKCP